The segment atgattcaatatgggttatagttgatTGCATGACTAAAAGTCGCTCATTTTATCCCGATAAAGACTACATATGGTGGATCCagactagcagagttgtatatgtcaagaatagtgtgTTTACATGGAGTGCCAAAGAAGATCGTCTtagatagaggaactcagtttacttccaagttttagctgaagctacatgagtctatggacatgAAGCTAAATTTCAGTTCCGTATATAATCCCCCAAATAGATGGACATATtgaaagagtaaatcagatactcaaggatatgttaagagcttgtgctctaAAGTATGACAAGATTTGCGATAAGAGTTTGTCgtatgcagagttctcgtataacaaaAGTTATTAGGAAAGTCTTCAAATTTCTATGTTTGAAGCTTTATATGGAAAGAAGCATAGAACACCACTGTTCTAGAAAGAGACCAGTGAAAGTTAAGTTTTTGGACCAGAAGTTAtacgagatgcagaaaagcaagttTAGATAATTTAGGAGATTAAGGATTGCTCAATCGAGATAGAAAAGTTATGTGGACAACAGATGTAGAGAAGTGGcatttgaaattggagattaTGTCTATATCAAGGTTTCACCCATAAGAGGTCTTTGAAGATTCAAGGTCAGGgaaagttgtcaccaagattcattggacctttcaagatactgggtaaaagaggagaagtagcttatcagttggagttaccAACTCAACTGGTAGATGTACCTGATGTCTTTCTTGTGTcttagttgaagaagtgtcttcgaatGTCTGAAGAACAATTACCGATGGAATAGTTGGATGTTCAATAAGATCTCTCCTCTACAGAGTATCTAATAAAGATCATTGAAAGATCAGAAAGAGTTACCCGAACCAAAGTAAtatcaatgtgcaaagtgcaatagATTCACCACTCAGGGGATGAAGCTACATGAGAAAGATAAGAAGATCTGAAGTTGGAGTTTTCTCGTCTCCTTTTCCAATCTATCTCAATCtcaagggcgagattcatttcaaggggggtagatttgtaacacccatgttttcaaattttgcaatttcttaacattttctataatttaattagggtttgaataaaatagaataggataaaacctattttctaaaataaatccAATTTGACATAAGTTATATTTGCTtgaaatgcattcatgctggaaataagcatgtagggtttatttggttttcGTTGGCTTTTATTCGTAATTGTTTTTCTTTAGAATAgcaatagaaaaggaaaatagaagTAGAATAGAAAAGATTACAAATATAAAACGAAAAACCCAAAACCTAAACCTAACCCGGCCTAaccccttctccctccctccaGCCCAACCTACCAGCTGGCCCAACCCGCCTTGCTTTCCCTCCCCTGCTCCCTTTCCCTTCCCGCTTGGGCTGAGCCCTAGCTGGCCCACTCCCTAGCCCAGCTCACTTCTGCGCCAGCCCGCTCAGCCGCCTGCCGAATGCACCCTGGCCATTTCCGCATTCTCCCCCGTGCCCACACCCTTCATCTCTGAGTCTAACGTCGTTGCTAGCACTGTGTCCGAGACAAACTCCCACCGCCGCCCTAGACTCCTAGTATGCCCCGAAAACCTTTGACCCTCCTATATAGGTCCCCGCCCCCTCccatatctcatctcatcccaaaATCACCAAAATCCGAGCCAACTCACTGGGTTTCTAGCTTTGCCACTGCCATAGCTGCCTCCCTCGGTCTAGCACGCTGTGAAGCCACTGGAGTGCAGTGTTTCCCTGCCTGAGCCACCCCCGAGCTCTGTCGATCGCCGAAGCTTATCCTGCCATCTCCTTGGTTCCCCGACCGCCAGAGACCCTTCCTCGTCGAGCTCCCAAGCTCCTCTGCCGACCTGTTCATCGCCAACCCCCTTCCTGAGCCTCACCAACCATGGTCCCTCAATTGAGTTCCTCATGTCCTTCTCTCCGTGACCCACCGCTCGCCATCACGTCTCATGGCCAGTGATGAGGTTCTAGTGAATCTCTGGCATGTGCATCGTCGTGTCTCGCTCGGTCGCCGCCTTCTCGATCCCCTCCGGCCACCCAACCTCCCTCAGCCTTTCGTTTAAGATCATGTGGCCATGATTAGATCATGCAAATACCCCTTTGCTAGCCAGTAAGAAGTCACCACGTGTCACCCTTAATCCAAGTCAGTAGCTTTGCCTCATCAGCATGCCATGCATCAGCCACCTCAGTGCCACATTAGCAGTAGCGCTGACATGTTAGCCCAGTCGGCGCTTGCGTAGTTAAATAGGATTtcaagtataaaaataattctaataatcttaattaatgtatttttgcaaaaaagcccCTATTTAGTAAAAGCCGTATTACTTTTTTCGTTTTATCTCCTTTTTCAGCGATTTTTGTACCGTTAGATTCATTTTtgagagctctatctttctagatagtttttgttttgttgttcttttgttttgtgctatgtTCTTAGAGTGTTTTGCTTTTGTGTTTTGCCGGTAATGTGTGATTAGACATTAACGCCCTGGATTAGTTTGATGaacgtcaagaccaggagctagagttcactgagcagcaacaaggagaaggcaagtgtcctgaTCATCTTAAacatatgtttttaaatgttttattttacaaaattgcatgcaaagtCTGTCAACCTGATGGATAGTCACCTATGTAAGGATTTACCctgttcttcctttacattccttgaagcctaagagGTGGTTAACATGAGTCTTCATGGTAGAATTATTTAGCCATGCTATCAGGATGTTGGAtagtgtcatatacatgattagtggatatatgcaatggtcatggtgaacttgatatagtaacatggaaccctaggacttgagCAAAGAATGGTAGGATGATGTTGGTAAGTGTATATGATGGTAAGTGCGGtaggcttgtggatacgttccaagtaGGTAGGTTTTCATTGGTTAGGATGGCCGTAACAtctgctttctttctttttttcccctacCCCTTACTTTACGATGGTTATCTCTCTATTGAGTAGTCTTTttccaagtgtcacatataaggaccggttcgtggagcgacaacccaagaaataccgtaccaaatacgagactgatatgggtaaggcttagcatatcaattagacacctagctatcattcgttggagtaccatgACCTAATTGATCGACCATACTtggtagtgatctcctggtggcacactattggcatgtgttaagtgtcttgcaaatatGGCAATATGAATATCAcaactcgtggctaaaagttggacaacctctgcagagtgtaaaaactgttataacagtcgttcCTTTGGTAATGGGAGACTTAGATCCTGACATGATAAGTTGGTCATGGTAATGGTTTCGCTATAGGTTGGTGATGCAggtgatggttggatggttatAGTTTGCAGGGTGGTCAGCCTTGGGTGATGCCtagttgttgggttgttgggttacattcacttaataactgcttaatgtttctgaattacattactattttctttactagcatttatgcaaatataccatgtgttagtctattcttgttgtaagcctacatatcattatttttctacacttgctgagtactccatgtactcacccttgttatctcccacaatacatatgctgctcagtggaggactttgaagactttcaagatgagaCCTGGTATACTAGGTGCGTGTTCTTAGGTCAGTGTCTATAGAGTTGTTTGgttaatagagttgtttaggtgaagtttttttataaaagttaaacggttgtaagttaaagtattatttttgttacttcacctgtgatgtccttatgtgtgttaaacttcctagcCACACATAAGCTATAcatggttttgtccattaaaaccaggtgtgacaacgatttatgaagctctctcccaaatgctctaatgttttcccttgagttcaacatgtgtttgtagcctttttgagattgttgacaaagggggagaattttgagaccaaagcaagatgcatcTCAGGAtgacaaaggagaagaaactcttgcaagggtcgatcaagggagaaagtggcaatggagaaaaagGGAGAACTATCTACATGACAGCTACAACAAAAAATAGGGATATAATGTTgaaggagattgtagcaaaaaggGAGATATAATGTTGGTAAGAATGTGGTtttctttacaattggtatcataatttgttcttaccatgcatccaagcaaaagAGGTATGGCCTTGTGAACTTTTAAAATCATGTATTATCTTAATTGATATCATTcacctcttgctttggttgtgttgtcatgaataataaaaaaaaggggagattgtagcgaaaatgaccctgtTAAgccatgattgtaattttagtgattaatgacaacatagttaatggtactaacatgtttgtcaagaatatatgctagtaggcctcatggatgcaatacatgaagaagccaccgtagccagGACAAAGGTTAGAtgaattggagaaatcccaggaaaaatgactacaccgaaAGGTCCAACGTTCAGAGTGTTATACACATCGGAGAATTTCCGTCAGAAGAGGCCAGAGAAGTTTCCACACACCGAATTTTTCGGTGATCAAGGATATgcacgctggagcatttctgatagagagagagatgaagtCTACACCGGCGCTTGGAGTTGAATACACTAGATGCTTACGCTAGAGCAATTGTTGCAGAGAGGCTTGCAACAGTGGAAGATAGATGGACTACACATTGGAAGTTCCGGCGATTGAAGTGTGAACGTCGGAGTATTTGTTGCAGATAAGATGTCAAAGTGAAGTCTACCGCAAATGAGCACGTCGGAATTTCCGGTGATGAAAAATGCAACGCTGGAGTATTTTGCACTGAGGAAGGTGCGGGATGGTTCGGTTGAACAAGTTGGAAGGTCTAGCGATGGAGATGTGAACACgctggaatatccggtgttcagaagagatttgagtggagttccaatggctagtttttggaaggTGTACACACCAGACGTTCTGGTGAGTGCAATCTATTTACACCAAAATATCACGCGTATACAAAGAATTTGAGCCATTGGGGAAATGGCTAGTCCGTGAGgctaaggctataaatacccctccacaaAGTCATTTgaagctgctggagtccagagaagctcttatacacctgagaagatatccaagccatcaaagtgcttaaagtgttcatccaaggcgattaagcacatcattagaaagtgattagtgcttataggcctagagagaagtattgctaggtgctacaacctagagagtggatcaaggagtgatccaaacttgtaccgagaggtaagccagtgtcttggagtcttggtggctcatcggcAACttgggccttagtggctcaagcctgttgaccctccgacttggtgtggtgCTGCAACAAAAAGCATCTTTGGCGAcacggaggcccttgtctttgtgactaaagctccgaagtgaagatgacatATAAGTGACCGGAacagaggttagtggtgagacctcacctttgtggcttggtggctcatcgtgcttgaggccttgtcttggtgacttggtagctcaagagctgtgatcgTAAGAGACTTCGTGActaggagtatatcctttgtggagctccaatgtggactaggggtgactcttgtgccaccgataccacatgataaaaatcccctgtgccgagtttgttctctctattttatttatattttcgtatttacatacttacaatttaccttgctagagtaggttgcaatcatTTTGAGTTGTAGAGTAGACAGagtagataaacctagagcatatttagataaaaattgagataggtttattttgtgtaggttttggagccaatagttttaagtgtcctagttcaaccccccttaggatgtcaccgatccctacacccGTGAAGGTCCATTTACCTTTGATCCTCAAAGAAGCCGTGAGTTAATGGTCAAGTTGTGCATTCATGCCGATGTTGCATTCAATAAATTTGATGACCCCTACTTTGCTCCATGGATGGAGTCAATGCAACCGACATTTAGCGATGTCAGACGTCAAACAATGCGTAATGATTTTGTCAGTAGGTATGAGCGAATGAAGTAAGAATTGCGAAGTGAACTACAAAGTCTCGATTCCCGCATATGATTCATGTCTGACCTTTGGACATCTAACCAAAAGTTAGGATACAGTTGCCTGACGACCCATTATATTGATGCCAACTTTGTCTTGAAGAAGATTATTAGTTTCAAAGATATGAAGTATCCTCATACTTGTTTTGCAATTGAGGAGGCAATCACAAATTGTCTAGCAGAGTGGGGGATAAAAGGCAAAATGTTCACAATTACACTTGACAACACATCAAACAACAAGTCAGCTTGTGATCGTTTGAAGGAAAATGGAAAGGCTGACATGTTGTTTGGTAGTGAACATCTCTTGTTAGATGTTGTGCTCATATATTGAATATTCTTGTTCACGATGGAATACGAGTGTGACCTTAGCTAAATAATGGTTCACCAAGTACTTTGAGGAATATGAAAAGCTTCTAAGAAGAAATAATGAAAACTCGCCTTCCGTTAGTACAGCCAAGAGTCCTTTGGGTTCACCGGTCCTTGGGAAAAGAAGAGTAGAAGAAGAATTTGCTCAATGGCCCCAGAGGAGAGGAGGCATGTTCCAAAGTCAGAGCTTGAAGGATATTTAGAAGAAGAGTTTTGTGAGAACCAATGAGAGGTTTGAAATTTTGAGCTggtgaaaaataaatactaaCAAATACCCTGTGCTATCAGCTATGGCACGTGATTTCCTAGCAATACTGTTGAGCACCGTTTCTTCAGAATTTGCATTTAGCTGCGGCGGTCGGATTCTTGGTGACAATCGAAGCTCAATGAGGCCATAAACACTTGAAGCTCTTGTTTGTGCCAAAGATTGGCTATATGAATATTCAAGCAATAAAGGTAAATATTTTGTAGGCCATCGCATGCCAGCTTTACTTTCATTTTCCTGTATCCCTCTCTTGGTTTCATTATCTGATTTTTGACTTCAATGGTATCTGCAGGTCAACAAGAAAGTTGTCGGGTCAATGAAGTTTAAATGGTATGCACAAGTTAACTCACAACTTAGTTGTTTTTTGAATAAAAGACTTCTGGTGTTAAAATGGAAAGGCTGACATTAATAATTCAGATTTTCATCTCTGAAATATTATTACCTTCTTCTGTTCTCATTTTCCTTTGGCCTTTTCAGCCTGCTCTACTATGCATTGTTCCTGGTGTGATTGATTTTGTAGTTGTTCAATGTATGTGGAATGAAGAAGTAAAACATGCCAGGTTGTTAAAATATGCCGCAGCTTTCTTTAGAGGTTCTGCTTGCTACATCTTTATAGCCTCTCAAGCTATACATCTCACCCATCACCATGCATTTCTCACTTGCCTTGTCAGAATGGGTGCTGAAAAAGAATAAcgcctgcttcttcttcttctttttgatttTCGAATGAAGCCTGCTTTATGTCCAAATTATGTGGTTGTCAGATCCATGGCAGGCTTCCATCTGAAACAGATTGTTTTGTGGTTCTCATCGcactttgcttttttttttcattttagctTTAAATGTGTTTTAATAAGCCAGATTATGTTTGTACTTGTGAACTTTGCCTAGATATCCCATTCCTATGTTTCAACACATCCAATCTCGTTTCTTTCCCTATGGTTTTGTCTCTAATTTGCACATGCATTCATGTTTCATTCCTCCATTTTTTTCCTGTTCCTGTGTGGACTGTGTGTTTGCATACACAAGGAGCGTGTGTGTTTGCATCTCGTCAATTTGTTCTGTTCATGCTATGTAGTTATCAATTTAATTTTACTTTCATATTGAATTAATTCAGTAATGCTGAATGGGATTTATTCATTGGACAGACTACAAGGAATGAGTctccaaggagaagaagagagtgcTTGCATAATTGGACCCTCAGGTTGGTGATCCCTTAACGTGGTTTTTGCATGGTCCTGCGTTTGTGCACAATACTTCCATGCATTTCTAATTTTCTTCAGTGTTCTCCGGTGTGCTTCTGAATTATGGTCAGGTGCAGCTTGACATGTCACGATACAAGTTCAATACCTTGATGACTCCCATGTTTTTTTATTGAGGACAGTTTGGCCCTGTGCTGGTTTTGAGAGTAGAAGAACAAGATCTGTATTATGTAGAACTATATGTATTATTTATCTGAATGGGATTTATGTCACCATACAAGTCAGAAAGCTGTCATCTCTATTATGGTAGAAGAACAAGATCTGTATTCTGTAGAACTATATGTATTATTTATCTGAATGGGATTTATGTCACGATACAAGTCAGAAAGCTGTCATCTCTATTATGTCACGTTAATGGGATTTATGATATGTCATGATACAAATCAGCAAGCATTACGCTGAATCTCTGATATGCATGCAGAAACAGCCGTCAGATGTATGAACAACTCTTATTGCTGCAATCTCATCTCTAATGTGCATACATACATCGGACTACGCAACCCACCAGCTTCATGGCAAACTCATGGGTCGAACCTATCGGTGGGTTGATTTGAGTACAATTATAGTAGTGGGGTGGGTTGGTTGGGTTGAGTAATCAATTTTTTAGGTGGGATGGGGTTGGAAAAATTGCCAATTAggattgggttgggttgggtgcAGGGTGGGTTCGACCCGTTAGCAGGCTTAATAGTGTTGTACTTATTTTCTAATCAGCAAATCTGAAAAAACAAAAGCCTTATATATGTGGCATGATGATGCATGCACACATGTTCTTCACTGAAAAATTTAGCAGACCATTTGCAGAGCTTCGTCTCCAACATAGGACTCCCTGATGACCTGCAGCTTCATGGCCACATCCCTCATGTTCACCCTCTCTTTTGGCAATCGGCAACTGCAGCACAGCCCCATCCTCAGCACGGACCGCACGCACTCCACCACCGTCGCCGCGCTCCCCTTCTGAACTCCAAAGTCGTCAATTTCTTCCTGCAGCTGGGCATCGACAATCTCCTGTATACTGTCAGGGAAACCTGCCTCACAAAGCTCAGCCCATCTCTCTGAACATGTCATCAGTAGGACGCCTCCCATTGAACATCTCAAGCAGAATTATCCCGAAGCTGTACACATCACCGGAAGCCATCACTCGCCCTCCAGTTGCATACTCTGAAACCGCATAagattaattttaatttaaaacaTTGGCATCAGAGTTCACCTAGTCTCAGAGATCTTCTGtcaaagtttatttttttgcagAAACTTCTGTCGAAGTTTATTTCCGAGAACAAAAATGTATTTATTGAGAATTACCTAGAGCAATGTAACCAATGGTTTCCTTCACCGCCATCGTACTAGCTGTGCTTGCATTATCAAAGAATCTTGCGAGGCCAAAGGCACTGATGCGGGCGGTTATATCATTGCTGAGAAGTATGTTGCTAGGCTTCAGATC is part of the Phragmites australis chromosome 12, lpPhrAust1.1, whole genome shotgun sequence genome and harbors:
- the LOC133886382 gene encoding putative receptor-like protein kinase At3g47110 encodes the protein MGSLDSLLHPKEDGTRTPKEDDIANALEYLNHSSQRPIVHSDLKPSNILLSNDITARISAFGLARFFDNASTASTMAVKETIGYIALEYATGGRVMASGDVYSFGIILLEMFNGRRPTDDIIQEIVDAQLQEEIDDFGVQKGSAATVVECVRSVLRMGLCCSCRLPKERVNMRDVAMKLQVIRESYVGDEALQMVC